The Parus major isolate Abel unplaced genomic scaffold, Parus_major1.1 Scaffold325, whole genome shotgun sequence genome includes a region encoding these proteins:
- the NR2C2AP gene encoding nuclear receptor 2C2-associated protein: MPLEPLVCARTATRVSSVLNRDVKHFGKQHLFDGSEETCWNSDQGTSQWVTLDFPGPVRVSQLHIQFQGGFSSRLCTLEGCRSGEELVKISELYPQDSHAMQEFQVEETVLDKLKITFGSSTDFFGRVVVYHLGVLGERL; this comes from the exons ATGCCCCTGGAGCCCCTGGTCTGTGCCCGCACGGCCACGCG GGTGAGCTCGGTGCTGAACCGGGACGTGAAGCACTTCGGGAAGCAGCACCTGTTTGATGGCAGCGAGGAGACCTGCTGGAACTCGGACCAG GGCACGTCCCAGTGGGTCACCCTGGATTTCCCCGGCCCCGTCAGGGTCTCCCAGCTCCACATCCAGTTCCAGGGGGGATTTTCCAGCCGGCTGTGCACGCTGGAAG gctgcagaaGCGGCGAGGAGCTGGTGAAAATATCGGAGCTGTACCCCCAGGACAGCCACGCCATGCAA GAATTCCAGGTGGAGGAGACGGTGCTGGATAAGCTGAAGATCACCTTTGGGAGCAGCACGGATTTCTTCGGGAGGGTGGTGGTTTAtcacctgggggtgctgggggagagGCTCTAG